In the Streptomyces sp. NBC_00525 genome, one interval contains:
- a CDS encoding ArnT family glycosyltransferase, which translates to MTTFNPVHAPARAGASLLRRVRRGRPGDAPWVRPAFLALLLVITSAYLWNLSASGYANSFYSAAAQAGGSSWKAFFFGSLDAANAITVDKPPAALWPMALSVRIFGLGSWAILAPQVLMGTATAGVLYAAVRRRFSAAAGLITMAVFALTPVAALMFRFNNPDALLALLMTVTVYCVLRALEGGRTKWLVWAGVAVGLAFLSKTLQAFLILPPLAVLYAVCAPVPVRRRFGQLGLSALAVLVSGGWWVAVVELWPASSRPYIGGSQHNSFLELTFGYNGLGRINGEETGSVGGGGGRGGGGQWGETGIGRMFNAEIGAQISWLLPAALILLAAGLWLTRRAGRTDTARAAFVAWGGSLLMTAAVFSFMAGIFHQYYTVALAPYLAALIGMGVTVLWEERARWWAGAVPAVTVAVTAYWAYVLLGRTPDYQPWLRTAVLVTGLVAAAGLALAARLGRSLVSAAAVLGLAASLAGPAAYTVSTLNTGHQGSIVTAGPSGGGMGGPGGGGRGGRPGGGGPDGAPGGMRPPGAQGSNQPGNNQPGNNQPGNPMGQPPTGTPPGQSTGQGTGQNAGQGSGRSQGTRRLPFGTGERGGLGGPGGMGGLLNGASVGARAKALLEADADDYTWAAAAIGSQNAASYQLATEKPVMAIGGFNGSDPSPTLAQFKKYVEDGRVHYFVAGGGMGGGMGGGGVGGSGAASRISAWVTENFTEVTAGGATFYDLTRPKAATG; encoded by the coding sequence ATGACCACGTTCAACCCCGTCCACGCCCCCGCGCGGGCCGGTGCCTCGCTGCTCCGCCGTGTCCGGCGCGGGCGGCCGGGCGACGCCCCGTGGGTGCGGCCCGCGTTCCTCGCCCTGCTGCTCGTGATCACGTCGGCCTACCTCTGGAACCTCAGCGCCTCCGGCTACGCCAACTCCTTCTACTCCGCCGCCGCGCAGGCCGGCGGCAGCAGCTGGAAGGCGTTCTTCTTCGGTTCGCTGGACGCGGCCAACGCCATCACCGTGGACAAGCCCCCGGCCGCCCTGTGGCCCATGGCCCTGTCGGTGCGGATCTTCGGGCTCGGTTCCTGGGCGATCCTGGCCCCGCAGGTGCTGATGGGCACGGCGACGGCCGGGGTGCTGTACGCGGCCGTGCGGCGCCGGTTCAGCGCGGCGGCCGGGCTGATCACCATGGCGGTGTTCGCGCTGACGCCCGTGGCCGCGCTGATGTTCCGCTTCAACAACCCGGACGCGCTGCTCGCCCTGCTGATGACGGTCACCGTCTACTGCGTGCTGCGCGCGCTGGAGGGGGGCCGCACGAAGTGGCTGGTGTGGGCGGGCGTCGCGGTCGGTCTCGCGTTCCTGTCGAAGACCCTCCAGGCGTTCCTGATCCTGCCGCCGCTGGCGGTGCTGTACGCGGTGTGCGCGCCGGTCCCCGTACGCAGGAGGTTCGGGCAGCTCGGGCTCTCGGCGCTCGCCGTGCTCGTCTCGGGCGGCTGGTGGGTGGCGGTCGTCGAGCTGTGGCCCGCCTCCTCGCGCCCGTACATCGGCGGTTCGCAGCACAACTCGTTCCTGGAGCTGACCTTCGGCTACAACGGCCTCGGCCGGATCAACGGCGAGGAGACCGGCAGCGTCGGCGGCGGAGGCGGCCGGGGTGGCGGCGGTCAGTGGGGCGAGACCGGCATCGGCCGGATGTTCAACGCGGAGATCGGCGCCCAGATCTCCTGGCTGCTGCCCGCCGCCCTGATCCTGCTCGCCGCGGGCCTGTGGCTGACCCGGCGGGCGGGCCGTACGGACACGGCGCGGGCGGCCTTCGTCGCCTGGGGCGGCTCGCTGCTGATGACGGCCGCCGTGTTCAGCTTCATGGCCGGGATCTTCCACCAGTACTACACGGTGGCCCTGGCCCCGTATCTCGCGGCGCTGATCGGCATGGGCGTCACGGTGCTGTGGGAGGAGCGGGCGCGCTGGTGGGCGGGCGCGGTGCCGGCGGTGACGGTCGCGGTGACGGCGTACTGGGCGTACGTCCTGCTGGGCCGCACCCCGGACTACCAGCCGTGGCTGCGTACGGCGGTGCTCGTCACCGGGCTCGTGGCGGCGGCGGGCCTGGCGCTCGCGGCCCGGCTGGGGCGGTCGCTGGTGTCGGCCGCCGCGGTGCTGGGCCTGGCGGCGTCGCTCGCCGGGCCGGCCGCGTACACCGTGAGCACGCTGAACACGGGCCACCAGGGCTCGATCGTCACGGCGGGCCCGTCCGGCGGCGGCATGGGCGGACCGGGCGGCGGCGGCCGGGGCGGACGGCCCGGCGGAGGCGGTCCGGACGGCGCCCCCGGCGGCATGCGGCCTCCGGGCGCACAGGGCTCGAACCAGCCGGGCAACAACCAGCCGGGCAACAACCAGCCGGGCAACCCCATGGGCCAACCGCCCACCGGCACCCCGCCCGGCCAGAGCACCGGCCAAGGCACCGGCCAGAACGCCGGCCAGGGCTCCGGCCGGAGCCAGGGCACCCGCCGCCTCCCCTTCGGCACCGGCGAACGCGGCGGGCTCGGTGGGCCCGGCGGCATGGGCGGCCTGCTCAACGGCGCCTCCGTCGGTGCCCGGGCCAAAGCACTCCTGGAGGCGGACGCCGACGACTACACCTGGGCGGCCGCCGCCATCGGCTCGCAGAACGCGGCCAGCTACCAACTCGCCACCGAGAAGCCCGTCATGGCGATCGGCGGCTTCAACGGAAGCGACCCGTCCCCGACGCTCGCGCAGTTCAAGAAGTACGTCGAGGACGGCCGCGTCCACTACTTCGTCGCGGGCGGCGGAATGGGTGGCGGCATGGGCGGAGGAGGCGTGGGCGGCAGCGGCGCCGCCTCGCGGATCTCCGCCTGGGTGACGGAGAACTTCACCGAGGTGACGGCGGGCGGCGCCACCTTCTACGACCTGACCCGGCCGAAGGCGGCGACCGGCTGA
- a CDS encoding endonuclease/exonuclease/phosphatase family protein: protein MSLRRRTVEVLVAAGLLGAALAPPATASTGHGPGASVPLRVATYNIHAGAGTDGVFDLGRQAAALRALDADVIGLQEVDVHWGARSEWRDLAGELARRLGMRVSFAPIYSLDPVVEGGPRREYGVAVLSRYRIVSAENHELTRLSTQDPNPVPAPAPGFGEVVLKVRGLPVHVYVTHLDYRGDPSVRIAQVADTRRIMAEDRESERGPVRQILLGDFNAPPAAPELAPLWRELTDAEPGAPTYPALDPVRRIDYVAVSKNTVRVRDAAVAETLASDHRPVVADLSLRR from the coding sequence ATGTCGCTGCGTCGTCGCACGGTGGAAGTCCTGGTGGCAGCGGGCCTGTTGGGGGCGGCGCTCGCGCCTCCCGCGACGGCGTCCACGGGGCACGGGCCGGGGGCGTCGGTGCCGCTGCGCGTGGCCACGTACAACATCCACGCCGGGGCCGGTACGGACGGCGTCTTCGACCTCGGCCGGCAGGCGGCCGCCCTGCGCGCGCTGGACGCGGACGTCATCGGGCTCCAGGAGGTGGACGTCCACTGGGGCGCCCGTAGCGAGTGGCGCGATCTGGCGGGCGAGCTGGCCCGGCGCCTGGGCATGCGGGTCTCCTTCGCCCCGATCTACAGCCTCGACCCGGTGGTGGAGGGCGGGCCCCGGCGCGAGTACGGCGTGGCGGTGCTGTCCCGGTACCGGATCGTGAGCGCCGAGAACCACGAGCTGACCCGGCTCTCCACGCAGGACCCGAACCCGGTACCGGCGCCCGCGCCCGGCTTCGGCGAGGTGGTGCTGAAGGTGCGCGGGCTGCCCGTCCACGTGTACGTCACACACCTCGACTACCGGGGCGACCCGTCCGTGCGGATCGCGCAGGTGGCCGACACGCGGCGGATCATGGCGGAGGACCGGGAGTCGGAGCGGGGCCCGGTGCGGCAGATCCTGCTCGGCGACTTCAACGCACCGCCGGCCGCTCCCGAACTGGCGCCGCTGTGGCGGGAGCTGACCGATGCCGAGCCCGGCGCGCCCACGTATCCGGCGCTGGACCCGGTCCGGCGGATCGACTACGTGGCGGTTTCGAAGAACACCGTCCGGGTACGCGACGCGGCGGTGGCCGAGACGCTTGCCTCGGACCACCGCCCCGTCGTGGCCGACCTGTCGCTGCGGCGCTGA
- a CDS encoding amidohydrolase family protein yields the protein MGDERDDVVRFRQRLGLPGLIDVHTHFMPERVLRKVWAYFDSAGPLTGMEWPITYRHEEEERLALLRSFGVLRFTSMLYPHKPAMAAWLNGWSAEFAARTPDCLHTATFFPEPDAERYVREAVEAGARVFKAHLQVGGYDPNDPLLDPVWGLLAEAGVPVVTHCGSGPAPGRHTGPDPIAGVLARHPRLPLIVAHLGMPEYAEFLTLAERYSGVRLDTTMAFTDFTEDFMPFPEAELPRLADLGDRVLLGTDFPNIPYPYAHQLEALERLGLGDDWLRAVCHDNAKALFGL from the coding sequence ATGGGCGACGAACGCGACGACGTGGTGCGGTTCCGGCAGCGGCTCGGGCTGCCCGGCCTCATCGACGTACACACGCACTTCATGCCGGAGCGGGTGCTGCGCAAGGTCTGGGCGTACTTCGACTCGGCGGGGCCGCTCACCGGCATGGAGTGGCCGATCACCTACCGGCACGAGGAGGAGGAACGGCTCGCCCTGCTCCGCTCGTTCGGGGTGCTGCGCTTCACGTCGATGCTCTATCCGCACAAGCCGGCCATGGCGGCCTGGCTGAACGGCTGGTCGGCGGAGTTCGCCGCGCGGACCCCCGACTGCCTGCACACGGCGACGTTCTTCCCCGAACCGGACGCGGAGCGCTATGTCCGGGAGGCCGTCGAGGCGGGGGCCCGCGTCTTCAAGGCGCACCTCCAGGTCGGCGGGTACGACCCGAACGATCCGCTGCTCGACCCGGTCTGGGGGCTGCTCGCGGAGGCGGGCGTCCCGGTCGTGACGCACTGCGGGTCCGGCCCGGCGCCCGGCAGGCACACCGGCCCGGACCCCATCGCCGGCGTCCTGGCCCGCCATCCCCGGCTGCCGCTGATCGTGGCGCACCTGGGCATGCCGGAGTACGCGGAGTTCCTGACGCTCGCGGAGAGGTATTCCGGGGTGCGGCTGGACACCACGATGGCGTTCACCGACTTCACCGAGGACTTCATGCCGTTCCCGGAGGCGGAGCTCCCCCGGCTGGCGGACCTCGGCGACCGCGTCCTGCTGGGCACGGACTTCCCGAACATCCCGTACCCGTACGCGCATCAACTGGAGGCGCTGGAACGGCTGGGTCTCGGGGACGACTGGCTGCGGGCGGTCTGTCACGACAACGCGAAGGCGCTGTTCGGCCTCTGA
- a CDS encoding bifunctional glycosyltransferase family 2/GtrA family protein, which translates to MRTETPWSALPARDHLLAGAAAAGAPGAAGAPVLDVVVPVHNEEKDLEPCVLRLHEHLARTFPYAFRITVADNASTDRTPEVAERLARSLPGVRSFRLEEKGRGRALRTVWTGSDAPVLAYMDVDLSTDLNALLPLVAPLISGHSDLAIGSRLARSSRVVRGTKREFISRAYNIILRSSLAARFSDAQCGFKAIRREVAQRLLPMVEDTGWFFDTEMLVLAERAGLRIHEVPVDWVDDPDSTVHIVRTATEDLKGVWRVGRALAVGALPLDRLARPFGDDPRDRAIGGVPGGLARQLVGFCVVGALSTLFYLALYSLFRLGAGPQLANGAALLVSAVANTAANRRLTFGVRGRGGAVRHQAQGLVVFAIGLALTSGSLAALGAASGSPSHSTELAVLVAANLAATVLRFLLFRAWVFPDRDCGNPEPSARTPHDPRNAR; encoded by the coding sequence ATGCGAACAGAGACCCCTTGGAGTGCCCTGCCGGCCAGGGACCACCTCCTGGCCGGAGCGGCCGCGGCCGGAGCGCCCGGTGCGGCGGGTGCGCCCGTGCTCGATGTGGTGGTACCCGTCCACAACGAGGAGAAGGACCTCGAACCGTGCGTGCTGCGGCTGCACGAGCATCTCGCGCGCACCTTCCCGTACGCCTTCCGGATCACCGTCGCCGACAACGCCAGCACCGACCGGACGCCCGAGGTGGCGGAGCGGCTGGCGCGGTCGCTGCCCGGGGTGCGGTCGTTCCGGCTGGAGGAGAAGGGGCGCGGGCGGGCGCTGCGTACCGTGTGGACGGGCTCGGACGCGCCGGTGCTCGCGTACATGGACGTGGATCTGTCCACCGACCTCAACGCGCTGCTGCCGCTGGTCGCGCCGCTGATCTCCGGCCACTCGGACCTCGCCATCGGCTCCCGGCTCGCCCGCAGTTCGCGGGTGGTGCGCGGGACGAAGCGGGAGTTCATCTCGCGGGCCTACAACATCATCCTGCGGTCCTCGCTGGCCGCCCGGTTCAGCGACGCGCAGTGCGGGTTCAAGGCGATCCGGCGCGAGGTCGCGCAGCGGCTGCTGCCCATGGTCGAGGACACCGGCTGGTTCTTCGACACCGAGATGCTGGTGCTCGCCGAGCGGGCGGGGCTGCGCATCCACGAGGTGCCCGTCGACTGGGTCGACGACCCCGACTCCACGGTCCACATCGTGCGCACCGCTACCGAGGACCTCAAGGGCGTGTGGCGGGTGGGCCGCGCGCTGGCCGTGGGCGCGCTGCCGCTGGACCGGCTGGCCCGGCCCTTCGGGGACGATCCGCGCGACCGGGCGATCGGCGGGGTGCCCGGCGGCCTGGCCCGGCAGCTCGTCGGGTTCTGTGTCGTGGGCGCCCTGTCCACGCTGTTCTATCTGGCCCTGTACTCCCTCTTCCGGCTCGGCGCCGGGCCCCAGCTCGCCAACGGGGCCGCGCTGCTGGTCTCGGCCGTCGCCAACACGGCGGCGAACCGGAGGCTCACCTTCGGTGTACGCGGCCGGGGCGGCGCGGTCCGCCACCAGGCGCAGGGCCTCGTGGTCTTCGCCATCGGTCTCGCCCTGACCAGCGGCTCGCTGGCGGCCCTGGGCGCCGCCTCCGGCTCGCCCTCGCACAGCACCGAACTCGCCGTCCTGGTCGCGGCCAACCTCGCGGCGACGGTGCTGCGGTTCCTGCTGTTCCGCGCCTGGGTCTTCCCGGACCGCGACTGCGGAAACCCCGAACCGTCCGCCCGAACCCCCCACGACCCGAGGAACGCCCGATGA
- the sigJ gene encoding RNA polymerase sigma factor SigJ, giving the protein MDLTVQDVDRFEASRRRLEAIAYRLLGSATEAEDAVQDTFLRWQAADTERIEVPEAWLTKVLTNLCLNQLTSARARRETYVGAWLPEPLLAGDSMLGPADTAEQRESVSYAVLTLMERLTPGERAVYVLREAFGYPHREIAEILDLGESAVQQIYHRAKKHIADGRTRAEVDEAAARRIIKEFLLAAAGGRTEPLVELLTSDAISIGDGGGKVPAGTKPFLGAKAVATFMRGLLKPGKAKTALTGGSVELHLTNANGSAAVIAVAGDRVIGVMAIEVTAEGIASFRNQVNPDKLERVTRRWAAMEHGKPLLMAY; this is encoded by the coding sequence ATGGACCTGACCGTGCAGGACGTGGACCGGTTCGAGGCGTCCAGGCGCCGCCTTGAGGCCATCGCCTACCGTCTCCTCGGTTCGGCGACCGAGGCCGAGGACGCCGTACAGGACACCTTCCTGCGCTGGCAGGCCGCCGACACCGAGCGGATCGAGGTCCCCGAGGCCTGGCTGACCAAGGTCCTCACCAACCTCTGCCTCAACCAGCTGACCTCCGCCCGCGCCCGGCGCGAGACCTATGTGGGCGCCTGGCTGCCCGAGCCGCTGCTTGCCGGGGACTCCATGCTGGGCCCCGCCGACACGGCCGAGCAGCGTGAGTCGGTCTCGTACGCCGTGCTCACGCTCATGGAGCGGCTGACGCCCGGCGAGCGGGCGGTCTATGTGCTGCGCGAGGCCTTCGGCTATCCGCACCGGGAGATCGCGGAGATCCTGGACCTCGGTGAATCCGCCGTCCAGCAGATCTACCACCGGGCGAAGAAGCACATCGCCGACGGCCGTACCCGCGCCGAGGTGGACGAGGCCGCCGCCCGCCGGATCATCAAGGAGTTCCTGCTCGCCGCCGCCGGCGGCCGTACCGAACCGTTGGTCGAACTGCTGACCTCGGACGCGATCTCCATCGGGGACGGCGGCGGGAAGGTGCCGGCCGGCACCAAGCCGTTCCTGGGGGCGAAGGCCGTCGCGACGTTCATGCGCGGCCTGCTCAAGCCGGGCAAGGCGAAGACCGCGCTCACCGGCGGCTCCGTCGAGCTGCATCTGACGAACGCCAACGGCTCCGCGGCCGTCATCGCGGTCGCCGGGGACCGGGTCATCGGCGTCATGGCCATCGAGGTCACCGCCGAGGGCATCGCCTCCTTCCGCAACCAGGTCAACCCGGACAAGCTGGAGCGCGTGACGCGGCGCTGGGCGGCCATGGAACACGGAAAGCCGCTGCTCATGGCCTACTGA
- a CDS encoding response regulator transcription factor, whose product MTTTTSPQGRTELLRPDRTPVRVLVVDDEASLTELLSMALRYEGWEVRSAGDGAGAVRAAREFRPDAVILDVMLPDVDGLAVLGRLRRELSDVPVLFLTARDSVEDRIAGLTAGGDDYVTKPFSLEEVVARLRGLIRRSATATARSESRLVVGDLVLDEDSHEVSRGGTGIHLTATEFELLRFLMRNPRRVLSKAQILDRVWNYDFGGQANVVELYISYLRKKIDAGRTPMIHTRRGAGYLIKPGD is encoded by the coding sequence ATGACGACGACGACCTCGCCCCAGGGGCGTACCGAACTGCTCAGGCCGGACCGTACCCCCGTACGGGTCCTGGTCGTGGACGACGAGGCTTCGCTCACGGAGCTGCTGTCGATGGCGCTCCGCTACGAGGGCTGGGAGGTGCGCAGCGCCGGGGACGGGGCCGGTGCCGTGCGGGCGGCCCGCGAGTTCCGGCCGGACGCGGTGATCCTCGACGTGATGCTGCCCGACGTGGACGGGCTCGCCGTCCTCGGCCGGCTGCGCCGGGAGCTGTCCGACGTGCCGGTGCTGTTCCTGACCGCGCGGGACTCCGTGGAGGACCGGATCGCCGGGCTCACGGCGGGCGGCGACGACTACGTCACCAAGCCGTTCAGCCTGGAGGAGGTCGTGGCCCGGCTGCGCGGGCTGATCCGCCGCTCGGCCACGGCGACGGCGCGCAGCGAGTCGCGGCTCGTCGTGGGCGATCTGGTGCTCGACGAGGACAGCCACGAGGTGAGCCGGGGCGGCACGGGCATCCATCTGACGGCGACCGAGTTCGAGCTGCTGCGGTTCCTGATGCGCAATCCGCGCCGGGTGCTCAGCAAGGCGCAGATCCTGGACCGGGTCTGGAACTACGACTTCGGCGGCCAGGCCAACGTGGTCGAGCTGTACATCTCCTATCTGCGCAAGAAGATCGACGCGGGCCGCACGCCCATGATCCACACCCGGCGCGGGGCGGGGTACCTGATCAAGCCCGGTGATTAG
- a CDS encoding DUF2797 domain-containing protein yields MDWQCTGLRWTEDAGGPALGWRKGNRSRASALAYGTEFGFRAAGERRCSGARGNACPVAAVVPAGSTGGRCAECGRLDRARSVAADTIPDDPRTYRVYLAWFGPGLVKVGITAEERGAARLREQGAVVFSWLGRGPLMAARRAEEVLRAALGVPDRIPYARKRAVRAELPDPAVRAAEVTELYGRVVALEGGGAWPEALERLPCAPVDHAGIFGLAAAAGARAGTGTAPGPPRPVRAVTGLVDGGAVVGRLVAAAGPDLHLDTGAQGILVLDTRLMSGWTLAAAGAGTTGVSLPAVAVGGGGAQDGLF; encoded by the coding sequence ATGGATTGGCAGTGCACCGGCCTCCGCTGGACCGAGGATGCCGGGGGCCCCGCGCTCGGTTGGCGCAAGGGGAACCGGAGCCGGGCGAGCGCCCTGGCGTACGGGACGGAGTTCGGCTTCCGGGCGGCCGGTGAGCGGCGCTGTTCCGGGGCTCGGGGCAACGCGTGCCCGGTGGCCGCGGTGGTCCCGGCCGGGAGCACGGGCGGGCGCTGCGCGGAGTGCGGGCGGCTCGACCGGGCGCGCTCGGTGGCCGCCGACACGATCCCGGACGACCCCCGCACGTACCGGGTGTATCTGGCGTGGTTCGGGCCCGGCCTGGTGAAGGTCGGGATCACCGCCGAGGAGCGCGGAGCGGCCCGGCTGCGGGAGCAGGGGGCGGTGGTCTTCAGCTGGCTGGGGCGCGGCCCGCTGATGGCGGCGCGCCGGGCGGAGGAGGTGCTGCGGGCGGCGCTCGGCGTCCCGGACCGCATCCCGTACGCGCGCAAGCGGGCGGTGCGGGCGGAGCTGCCGGACCCGGCGGTGAGGGCCGCCGAGGTGACGGAGCTGTACGGGCGGGTGGTGGCCCTGGAGGGCGGCGGGGCCTGGCCGGAGGCGCTGGAACGCCTGCCGTGCGCTCCGGTGGACCACGCGGGGATCTTCGGCCTGGCGGCGGCTGCGGGCGCGCGGGCCGGGACCGGCACGGCTCCGGGTCCGCCGCGTCCGGTCCGGGCCGTGACCGGGCTCGTGGACGGGGGCGCGGTCGTGGGGCGGCTGGTCGCGGCGGCCGGGCCCGACCTGCATCTGGACACGGGCGCGCAGGGCATCCTCGTCCTCGACACCCGGCTGATGAGCGGCTGGACGCTGGCGGCGGCCGGCGCGGGCACCACCGGGGTGAGCCTCCCGGCCGTCGCGGTGGGGGGCGGCGGGGCGCAGGACGGGCTGTTCTGA
- a CDS encoding sensor histidine kinase, whose amino-acid sequence MRRRPWTLRTRLVVSAVTLIAVVAAVIGVVTAIAYHSYLYGKLDDQLRDIAVRAERLPGPKPGGLKAPGAPAVPIVVPERDPLGFIGMGGQPLRTFGALVEDGRIADSAVVKDGGFDAGENTEPLTAAQREALTAAGVTADRRAHDVELPGLGGYRVRAVPLHDGGTVLVGIPTAEVSRALSTLILVEVCVTGAGLVAAGIAGTVIVGVALRPLRRVAATATRVSELPLHSGEVALLERVPDAEADPRTEVGQVGAALNRMLGHVGSALDARQRSETRVRRFVADASHELRTPLASIRGYAELTRRGGEETGPDTRHALGRIESEARRMTGMVEDLLLLARLDAGRPLSYGTTDLSPLVVDALSDARAADTTGPATTGATDTGPTAPGPARHWRLDLPDTPAMVRADATRIHQVLVNLLANARSHTPPGTTVTARVLAGPDLPWVTVEIQDDGPGIPADLVPHIFERFTRGDASRSRHAGSTGLGLAIVRAVVTAHGGTAQVRSAPGETVFAVRLPAERGATACGSPRAFPPASGGPSPAGPSGCSR is encoded by the coding sequence GTGCGGCGGCGGCCGTGGACCCTGCGCACCCGGCTCGTGGTCTCGGCGGTGACGCTGATCGCGGTCGTCGCCGCCGTGATCGGCGTGGTGACCGCGATCGCCTACCACAGCTATCTGTACGGGAAGCTGGACGACCAGCTGCGGGACATCGCGGTCCGGGCGGAGCGGCTGCCGGGCCCGAAGCCGGGCGGGCTCAAGGCGCCGGGCGCCCCGGCCGTCCCCATCGTCGTCCCGGAGCGCGACCCGCTCGGGTTCATCGGCATGGGCGGCCAGCCGCTGCGGACGTTCGGCGCGCTCGTCGAGGACGGCCGGATCGCGGACTCGGCCGTCGTGAAGGACGGCGGGTTCGACGCCGGCGAGAACACCGAACCGCTCACCGCCGCCCAGCGCGAGGCCCTGACGGCGGCCGGTGTCACGGCGGACCGCCGCGCGCACGACGTCGAGCTGCCCGGCCTGGGCGGCTACCGGGTCCGCGCGGTGCCCCTCCACGACGGCGGCACGGTCCTCGTCGGCATCCCCACCGCCGAGGTGAGCCGCGCGCTCAGCACCCTGATCCTGGTCGAGGTCTGTGTGACCGGCGCCGGGCTGGTCGCCGCCGGGATCGCGGGCACCGTCATCGTCGGGGTCGCCCTGCGCCCGCTGCGCCGGGTCGCCGCCACCGCGACCAGGGTCTCCGAACTGCCCCTGCACAGCGGTGAGGTCGCCCTCCTGGAACGCGTCCCGGACGCCGAGGCGGACCCGCGCACGGAGGTCGGCCAGGTCGGCGCCGCGCTCAACCGGATGCTGGGCCACGTCGGCTCCGCCCTGGACGCGCGGCAGCGCAGCGAGACACGGGTGCGCCGGTTCGTCGCGGACGCCAGCCACGAACTGCGCACCCCGCTGGCCTCGATCCGCGGCTACGCCGAACTCACCCGGCGCGGCGGCGAGGAGACCGGTCCGGACACCCGGCACGCCCTGGGCCGCATCGAGTCCGAGGCGCGGCGCATGACGGGCATGGTCGAGGACCTGCTCCTGCTGGCCCGCCTGGACGCCGGCCGGCCGCTCTCGTACGGGACCACCGATCTCTCGCCGCTCGTCGTGGACGCGCTGAGCGACGCCCGCGCGGCGGACACCACCGGCCCCGCGACCACCGGCGCCACCGACACCGGCCCCACCGCCCCCGGACCGGCCCGGCACTGGCGGCTCGATCTGCCCGACACCCCCGCCATGGTCCGCGCCGACGCCACCCGCATCCATCAGGTGCTGGTCAACCTGCTGGCCAACGCGCGCTCGCACACCCCGCCCGGCACCACGGTCACGGCCCGCGTCCTGGCCGGCCCGGACCTGCCCTGGGTCACGGTGGAGATCCAGGACGACGGCCCCGGCATCCCCGCGGACCTCGTGCCACACATCTTCGAGCGCTTCACCCGGGGCGACGCCTCCCGCTCCCGCCACGCCGGCTCCACGGGCCTGGGTCTGGCCATCGTGCGGGCGGTGGTGACGGCCCACGGCGGCACGGCGCAGGTGCGGTCGGCGCCGGGCGAAACGGTGTTCGCGGTACGGCTGCCCGCCGAGCGGGGCGCTACGGCTTGTGGGTCACCCAGAGCATTTCCGCCGGCCAGTGGTGGGCCCAGTCCGGCGGGTCCGTCGGGTTGTAGCCGTTGA
- a CDS encoding class I SAM-dependent methyltransferase, which yields MDSIPANRRLWNRISGAYQRRHDPQIGASPRLWGMYSIPDAELGALGDVTGKRVLELGCGAGQWSRALAAEGATVVGMDLSEAQLAAAAGAMGADRYALVQGAAEQLPFADHAFDLVFCDFGGLSWAPARLAVPQAARVLAPGGRLVLNVAAPWFEVCYDEAAERVTTTLQKPYFGLDTIAEDDDATSYQLTYGDWVRVLRGAGLVIDDLIEPRPDAAVLNGYNPTDPPDWAHHWPAEMLWVTHKP from the coding sequence GTGGACAGCATCCCCGCCAACCGGCGGCTCTGGAACAGGATCAGCGGCGCCTACCAGCGACGGCACGATCCGCAGATCGGCGCCTCGCCCCGGCTGTGGGGCATGTACTCGATCCCCGACGCGGAGCTGGGGGCGCTGGGCGACGTCACCGGCAAGCGCGTCCTGGAGCTCGGCTGCGGCGCCGGCCAGTGGTCCCGGGCGCTCGCAGCCGAGGGCGCGACCGTGGTCGGGATGGACCTGTCCGAGGCCCAGCTCGCGGCGGCGGCCGGGGCGATGGGGGCGGACCGGTACGCGCTGGTGCAGGGCGCCGCCGAACAGCTGCCGTTCGCCGACCACGCCTTCGACCTGGTCTTCTGCGACTTCGGCGGCCTCAGCTGGGCGCCCGCGCGACTGGCGGTGCCGCAGGCCGCGCGGGTCCTCGCTCCGGGCGGGCGCCTGGTGTTGAACGTCGCCGCCCCCTGGTTCGAGGTCTGCTACGACGAAGCCGCGGAGCGCGTCACCACCACGCTCCAGAAGCCCTACTTCGGCCTGGACACCATCGCCGAGGACGACGACGCGACCAGCTACCAGCTCACCTACGGCGACTGGGTCAGGGTCCTGCGCGGCGCGGGCCTCGTCATCGACGACCTCATCGAACCCCGCCCCGACGCCGCGGTGCTCAACGGCTACAACCCGACGGACCCGCCGGACTGGGCCCACCACTGGCCGGCGGAAATGCTCTGGGTGACCCACAAGCCGTAG